In one window of Thermus aquaticus DNA:
- a CDS encoding 3-isopropylmalate dehydratase large subunit, whose product MPQTLAEKILSHKVGRPVEAGELLVVEVDQVMVVDSIAGSFFKRLDYLGATPRYPERVSIVIDHVAPAANLEVAKAQKEIREWGKRHGIRVFDVGRGVCHQVLIEEGLAQPGWIVVGSDSHSTTYGAVGAFGTGMGATDIALAAASGRTWLRVPESVKVVFRGSLPRGVTAKDAALEMVRRLTAEGATYMAVEIHLLDGAEALTRGERMTLANLTVEAGAKAGLVVPSGEILEMYQVPDWLYPDPDARYREVVEIDLSSLTPRVSVPFYVDNVHEVAEVRGKRVDQVFIGTCTNGRIEDLRAAAEVLKGRRVAPGVRLLVVPASSQVLEEAARDGTLLTLLEAGATIGTPGCGPCMGRHMGVLAPGEVCVSTSNRNFRGRMGAPDAEIYLASPRVAAASAVAGYIATPEDLDAGSLA is encoded by the coding sequence ATGCCCCAAACCTTAGCGGAAAAGATCCTCTCCCACAAGGTGGGAAGGCCGGTGGAGGCGGGGGAGCTTCTGGTGGTGGAGGTGGACCAGGTGATGGTGGTGGACTCCATCGCCGGGAGCTTCTTCAAGCGCCTGGACTACCTGGGGGCCACGCCCCGCTACCCGGAAAGGGTCTCCATCGTCATAGACCACGTGGCCCCGGCGGCCAACCTCGAGGTGGCCAAGGCCCAGAAGGAGATCCGGGAATGGGGAAAGAGGCATGGCATCCGGGTCTTTGACGTGGGCCGGGGGGTGTGCCACCAGGTCCTCATAGAGGAAGGGCTCGCCCAGCCGGGCTGGATTGTGGTGGGCTCGGACAGCCACTCCACCACCTACGGGGCGGTGGGGGCCTTCGGCACGGGGATGGGGGCCACGGACATCGCCCTGGCGGCCGCTTCGGGCCGCACCTGGCTTCGGGTCCCCGAGAGCGTCAAGGTGGTCTTCCGGGGAAGCCTCCCCAGGGGGGTCACGGCCAAGGACGCCGCCCTGGAGATGGTGCGCCGCCTCACGGCGGAGGGGGCCACCTACATGGCGGTGGAGATTCACCTCCTGGACGGGGCCGAGGCTCTCACAAGGGGCGAGCGCATGACCCTGGCCAACCTCACCGTGGAGGCCGGGGCCAAGGCGGGCCTGGTGGTGCCCAGCGGGGAGATCCTGGAGATGTACCAGGTCCCCGACTGGCTCTACCCCGACCCCGACGCCCGCTACCGGGAGGTGGTGGAGATAGACCTTTCCTCCCTCACCCCCAGGGTTTCCGTGCCCTTTTACGTAGACAACGTCCACGAAGTGGCCGAGGTCAGGGGCAAGCGGGTGGACCAGGTCTTCATCGGCACCTGCACCAACGGGCGCATTGAGGACCTGAGGGCCGCCGCCGAGGTGTTGAAGGGGCGGCGCGTGGCCCCCGGGGTGCGGCTTCTGGTGGTGCCCGCCTCCAGCCAGGTCCTGGAGGAGGCCGCCAGGGACGGCACCCTCCTCACCCTCCTCGAGGCCGGGGCCACCATCGGCACCCCGGGGTGCGGTCCCTGCATGGGGCGGCACATGGGGGTTCTGGCCCCCGGGGAGGTCTGCGTCTCCACCTCCAACCGCAACTTCCGCGGGCGCATGGGGGCTCCGGACGCCGAGATCTACCTGGCGAGCCCCAGGGTGGCCGCCGCCAGCGCCGTGGCCGGGTACATCGCCACGCCGGAGGATCTGGATGCGGGAAGCCTGGCGTAG
- a CDS encoding homoaconitate hydratase (catalyzes the formation of homoisocitrate from cis-homoaconitate), protein MPKVFKFGDHINTDDILPGKYAPFMVGEDRFHLYAFAHLRPGFAQEVRPGDILVFGRNAGLGSSREYAPEALKRLGIRAVIAKSYARIFFRNLVNLGIVPFESEEVVDALEDGDEVELDLEGGVLFRGEERFPLRPPPPFLLEALKEGSLLDYYKKHGRFPGE, encoded by the coding sequence ATGCCTAAGGTTTTCAAGTTCGGCGACCACATCAACACCGACGACATCCTGCCCGGCAAGTACGCCCCCTTCATGGTGGGGGAGGACCGGTTCCACCTCTACGCCTTCGCCCACCTGCGGCCCGGCTTCGCCCAGGAGGTGCGGCCGGGGGACATCCTGGTCTTTGGGCGAAACGCCGGGCTTGGCTCTAGCCGCGAGTACGCCCCGGAGGCCCTGAAGCGCCTGGGGATCCGGGCGGTCATCGCCAAGAGCTACGCCCGCATCTTCTTCCGCAACCTGGTGAACCTGGGCATCGTTCCCTTTGAGTCGGAGGAGGTGGTGGATGCGCTAGAGGACGGGGACGAGGTGGAGCTGGACCTGGAAGGGGGGGTTTTGTTTAGGGGAGAGGAGCGTTTCCCGCTCAGGCCCCCGCCCCCCTTCCTCCTGGAGGCCCTCAAGGAGGGTTCCCTCCTGGACTACTACAAGAAGCACGGGCGCTTCCCGGGGGAGTAG
- the lysW gene encoding lysine biosynthesis protein LysW, with the protein MTATCPECGAELRLENPELGELVVCEECGAELEVVSLDPLRLEPAPEEAEDWGE; encoded by the coding sequence ATGACGGCCACTTGCCCTGAGTGCGGCGCGGAGCTTAGGCTGGAGAACCCGGAACTGGGCGAGCTCGTGGTCTGTGAGGAGTGCGGGGCGGAGCTGGAGGTGGTCTCCCTGGACCCCCTGCGCCTGGAGCCCGCCCCCGAGGAGGCCGAGGACTGGGGGGAGTGA
- the lysX gene encoding lysine biosynthesis protein LysX: MLAILYDRIRPDEKMLFERAEALGLPFKKVYVPALHMVLGERPKELEGVTVALERCVSQSRGLAVARYLTALGIPVVNRPEVIETCGDKWATSVALERAGLPQPKTALLTEAEEALKLMEAWGYPVVLKPVIGSWGRLLAKITDREAAEAILEHKEVLGGFQHQLLYIQEYVKKPGRDIRVFVVGERAIAAIYRRSQHWITNTARGGQAENCPVTPEIAELSLRAAQAVGGGVVAIDLFESERGLLVNEVNHTMEFKNSVHTTGVDIPGEILRYAWEVAGG; this comes from the coding sequence ATGCTGGCCATCCTTTACGACCGCATCCGCCCCGACGAGAAGATGCTCTTTGAGCGGGCCGAGGCCCTGGGCCTCCCCTTCAAAAAGGTCTACGTCCCCGCCCTGCACATGGTGCTGGGGGAGAGGCCCAAGGAGCTGGAAGGGGTCACCGTGGCCCTGGAGCGGTGCGTGAGCCAAAGCCGCGGCCTGGCCGTGGCCCGCTACCTGACCGCTTTGGGCATCCCCGTGGTCAACCGGCCCGAGGTCATAGAGACCTGCGGGGACAAGTGGGCCACCAGCGTCGCCCTGGAGCGGGCGGGCCTGCCCCAGCCCAAGACCGCCCTCCTCACCGAGGCCGAGGAGGCCCTTAAGCTCATGGAGGCCTGGGGCTACCCCGTGGTCCTAAAGCCGGTGATCGGGAGCTGGGGGCGCCTCCTCGCCAAGATCACGGACCGGGAGGCGGCGGAGGCCATCTTGGAGCACAAGGAGGTCCTGGGAGGCTTCCAGCACCAGCTCCTTTACATCCAGGAGTACGTGAAGAAGCCCGGCCGGGACATCAGGGTCTTCGTGGTGGGGGAGAGGGCCATCGCCGCCATCTACCGCAGGAGCCAGCACTGGATCACCAACACCGCCCGGGGCGGGCAGGCGGAAAACTGCCCCGTCACCCCCGAGATCGCCGAGCTTTCGCTGCGGGCCGCCCAGGCGGTGGGGGGCGGGGTAGTGGCCATAGACCTCTTTGAGTCGGAGAGGGGCCTTCTGGTCAACGAGGTGAACCACACCATGGAGTTCAAGAACTCCGTGCACACCACGGGGGTGGATATCCCGGGGGAGATCCTGAGGTATGCCTGGGAGGTGGCCGGTGGCTAG
- the argC gene encoding N-acetyl-gamma-glutamyl-phosphate reductase has translation MARKTLSIVGASGYAGGEFLRLALSHPYLEVKQVTSRRFAGEPVHFVHPNLRGRTSLKFVPPEKLEPADILVLALPHGVLAREFDRYASLAPILVDLSADFRLKDPDLYRKYYGEHPRPELLGRFVYAVPELYREALREADWMAGAGCNATATLLGLYPLLKGGVLKPSPIFVTLLISTSAAGAEPSPASHHPERAGSIRVYKPTGHRHTAEVVENLPGRPEVHLTAIATDRVRGILMTAQTFLQDGWSERDVWQAYREAYGAEPFVRLVKQKKGVHRYPDPRFVQGTNYADIGFELEEDTGRLVVMVAIDNLVKGTAGHALQALNIRLGLPETLGLDFPGLHP, from the coding sequence GTGGCTAGGAAGACCCTTTCCATCGTGGGGGCCTCGGGGTACGCCGGGGGGGAGTTTCTGCGCCTCGCCCTTTCCCACCCCTATCTGGAAGTAAAGCAGGTGACCTCGAGGCGCTTCGCCGGGGAGCCCGTTCACTTCGTCCACCCCAACCTGCGAGGACGCACGAGCCTCAAGTTCGTTCCACCGGAAAAGCTGGAGCCCGCCGACATCCTGGTCCTGGCCCTTCCCCACGGGGTTCTGGCCCGGGAGTTTGACCGCTACGCTTCCCTCGCCCCCATCCTGGTGGACCTCTCCGCCGACTTTCGCCTCAAGGACCCGGACCTTTACCGGAAGTACTACGGGGAGCACCCCAGGCCCGAGCTCCTGGGCCGCTTCGTCTACGCCGTTCCTGAGCTCTACCGCGAGGCCTTGAGGGAGGCCGACTGGATGGCCGGGGCAGGGTGCAACGCCACGGCCACCCTCCTGGGGCTCTACCCCCTCCTCAAGGGGGGCGTGCTGAAGCCCTCCCCCATCTTCGTCACCCTTCTCATCTCCACCTCGGCGGCGGGGGCCGAGCCCAGCCCCGCCAGCCACCACCCCGAGCGGGCGGGCTCTATCCGGGTCTACAAGCCCACGGGCCACCGCCACACGGCGGAGGTGGTGGAGAACCTTCCCGGCAGGCCCGAGGTCCACCTGACCGCCATCGCCACCGACCGGGTGCGGGGCATCCTCATGACCGCCCAGACCTTTCTGCAGGACGGCTGGAGCGAAAGGGACGTGTGGCAGGCCTACCGGGAGGCCTACGGGGCCGAGCCCTTCGTGCGGCTGGTCAAGCAGAAGAAGGGGGTCCACCGCTACCCCGACCCCCGCTTCGTCCAGGGCACCAACTACGCCGACATCGGCTTTGAGCTGGAGGAGGACACCGGCAGGCTGGTGGTTATGGTGGCCATAGACAACCTGGTGAAGGGCACGGCGGGCCACGCCCTCCAGGCCCTCAACATCCGCCTGGGCCTTCCCGAGACCCTGGGGTTGGACTTCCCCGGCCTGCACCCCTGA
- a CDS encoding [LysW]-aminoadipate kinase: MIVVKVGGAEGIDYEAVAKDAASLWKEGQRLLLVHGGSAETNKVAEALGHPPRFLTHPGGQVSRLTDRRTLEIFIMVYAGLVNKRLVELLQKEGVNALGLSGLDGRLLVGRRKTAVKYVEDGKVKIHRGDYTGTVEEVNKALLDLLLGQGYLPVITPPALSYEGEAINTDGDQIAALLARVFGAEALVYLSNVPGLLAHYPDEASLVREIPVERVEDPEYLALAQGRMKRKVMGAVEAVKGGVKRVIFADARVENPIRRALSGEGTVVR, encoded by the coding sequence ATGATCGTGGTCAAGGTAGGCGGCGCGGAGGGCATAGACTACGAGGCCGTGGCCAAGGACGCGGCCTCCTTGTGGAAGGAGGGCCAGAGGCTTCTTCTGGTGCACGGAGGGAGCGCGGAGACCAACAAGGTGGCCGAGGCCCTGGGCCACCCTCCCCGGTTCCTCACCCACCCCGGGGGCCAGGTGAGCCGCCTCACGGACCGGAGGACCCTGGAGATCTTCATCATGGTCTACGCCGGTCTGGTCAACAAGCGCCTGGTGGAACTTCTCCAGAAGGAGGGCGTGAACGCCCTGGGGCTTTCCGGCCTGGACGGGAGGCTTCTTGTGGGCCGCCGCAAGACCGCCGTCAAGTACGTGGAAGACGGCAAGGTCAAGATCCACCGGGGGGACTACACGGGCACCGTGGAGGAGGTCAACAAGGCCCTTCTGGACCTCCTCCTCGGCCAAGGGTATCTGCCCGTCATCACCCCGCCCGCCCTTAGCTACGAGGGGGAGGCCATCAACACCGATGGGGACCAGATCGCGGCCCTTCTCGCCCGGGTCTTTGGGGCGGAGGCCCTGGTCTACCTCTCCAACGTGCCGGGCCTCCTGGCCCACTACCCCGACGAGGCCTCCCTGGTGCGGGAGATCCCGGTGGAGAGGGTAGAGGACCCCGAGTACCTGGCCCTGGCCCAGGGGCGGATGAAGCGGAAGGTCATGGGGGCGGTGGAGGCGGTGAAGGGCGGGGTGAAGCGGGTGATCTTCGCCGACGCCCGGGTGGAAAACCCCATAAGGCGGGCCCTTTCCGGGGAAGGTACCGTGGTACGCTAG
- a CDS encoding 1,4-alpha-glucan branching protein produces MARFALVLHAHLPYVRSHGLWPFGEETLYEAMAETYLPLLRALERLWQEGVEARFTLGITPILAEQLGDAKVKAGFQAYAKDRLERAQSDYLRYQGTELEKSARHQVAFWELTLDYFHHLGGDTLQAFRRAQDRGQVELITSNATHGYSPLLGYDEALWAQVKTGVAVYRRHFAKDPMGFWLPEMAYRPRGYWKPPVEGAREGLRAGVDELLMRAGIRYTFVDAHLVQGGEALSPYGEASLAQVESAEATYYVHELESGLRVLARNRETTLQVWSADHGYPGEGLYREFHRKDPVSGLHHWRVTHRKADLAAKAPYDPEAAFAKAKEHAEHFVGLVARLAQGRPEGVILSPYDAELFGHWWYEGVAWLEEVLRRLSRLPGVKAVTAREAVQGKAVRARLPEGSWGRGGDHRVWLNEKTLDYWRKVYRAERALMEEARRGNLSHRHLRQAMRELLLLEASDWPFLIDTGQAEAYARERYEGHAEAFFRILRGVSEEELKALEERDNPFPEADPRLYLEGALPHSAHEPGGIG; encoded by the coding sequence ATGGCGCGGTTCGCCCTGGTCCTCCACGCCCATCTCCCCTATGTGCGCTCCCACGGCCTGTGGCCCTTCGGGGAGGAAACCCTCTACGAGGCCATGGCCGAGACCTACCTGCCCCTCTTGAGGGCCTTGGAAAGGCTCTGGCAGGAGGGGGTGGAGGCCCGCTTCACCCTGGGCATCACCCCCATCCTGGCGGAGCAGCTGGGCGACGCCAAGGTGAAGGCGGGCTTCCAGGCCTACGCCAAGGACCGCCTGGAGCGGGCCCAGAGCGACTACCTGCGCTACCAGGGCACCGAGCTGGAGAAGAGCGCCCGCCACCAGGTGGCCTTCTGGGAACTTACCCTGGACTACTTCCACCATCTGGGCGGGGACACCCTCCAGGCTTTCCGCCGGGCCCAGGACCGGGGGCAGGTGGAGCTGATCACCTCCAACGCCACCCACGGCTACTCCCCCCTCCTGGGGTACGACGAGGCCCTGTGGGCCCAGGTGAAGACCGGGGTGGCCGTCTACCGCCGCCACTTCGCCAAGGACCCCATGGGCTTTTGGCTCCCCGAGATGGCCTACCGGCCCAGGGGGTACTGGAAGCCCCCGGTGGAAGGGGCCAGGGAGGGTCTCAGGGCGGGGGTGGACGAGCTTTTGATGCGGGCCGGCATCCGCTACACCTTCGTGGACGCCCACCTGGTGCAGGGAGGGGAGGCCCTTTCCCCTTATGGGGAGGCCTCCTTGGCCCAGGTGGAGAGCGCCGAGGCCACCTACTACGTGCATGAGCTGGAGTCGGGCCTCCGGGTTCTCGCCCGCAACCGGGAGACCACCCTCCAGGTGTGGAGCGCCGACCACGGCTACCCCGGGGAGGGGCTTTACCGGGAGTTCCACCGCAAGGACCCGGTTTCCGGGCTCCACCACTGGCGGGTCACCCACCGCAAAGCCGACCTTGCCGCCAAGGCCCCCTACGACCCCGAGGCGGCCTTCGCCAAGGCCAAGGAGCACGCCGAGCACTTCGTGGGCCTTGTGGCCCGCCTGGCCCAGGGGCGGCCCGAGGGGGTCATCCTCTCCCCCTACGACGCCGAGCTTTTCGGCCACTGGTGGTACGAGGGGGTGGCCTGGCTGGAGGAGGTCCTGCGCCGCCTATCCCGCCTCCCGGGGGTGAAGGCCGTGACCGCCAGGGAGGCGGTCCAGGGGAAGGCGGTGCGGGCCCGTCTGCCCGAGGGTTCCTGGGGCCGGGGCGGGGACCACCGGGTCTGGCTCAACGAGAAGACTCTGGACTACTGGCGAAAGGTCTACCGGGCGGAAAGGGCCCTGATGGAGGAGGCCCGCCGGGGCAACCTCTCCCACCGCCACCTCCGCCAGGCCATGCGGGAGCTTCTCCTCCTCGAGGCCTCCGACTGGCCCTTCCTCATAGACACCGGCCAGGCGGAGGCCTACGCCAGGGAGCGCTATGAAGGGCACGCCGAGGCCTTCTTCCGCATCCTGCGGGGGGTTTCCGAGGAGGAGCTGAAGGCCCTGGAGGAGCGGGACAACCCCTTCCCCGAGGCCGACCCCAGGCTCTACCTGGAGGGAGCTCTGCCCCACTCTGCCCACGAGCCCGGGGGGATAGGATAA
- a CDS encoding nitrilase-related carbon-nitrogen hydrolase, with protein sequence MARHAVLQFRPEKSRLKESLLRLRAHLEALCPHAPEVVVLPEAALTGYFLQGGVRELALTRHELLELFSELHQALGWEGLLDVVVGFYERDGGAYYNSAAYLELPHRVVHVHRKVFLPTYGVFDEERYLARGSRVAAFSTRFGRAAILICEDFWHSITAAIAALDGAEVIYVPAASPARGFQGERPENVERWRNLARAVAAEHGVYVVLASLVGFEGGKGMSGGSLAVGPDGRVLAEAPLFEEAALLFALDRERIPPVRYDAPLLSDLEASLPLLLPDLERLAKRGLKEVP encoded by the coding sequence GTGGCGCGGCACGCCGTGTTGCAGTTCCGGCCGGAGAAGTCCCGGCTGAAGGAGAGCCTCCTTCGCCTTCGGGCCCACCTGGAGGCCCTCTGCCCCCACGCCCCCGAGGTGGTGGTCCTGCCCGAGGCCGCCCTCACCGGCTACTTCCTCCAGGGGGGGGTTAGGGAGCTGGCCCTGACCCGGCACGAGCTTCTGGAGCTTTTCTCCGAGCTTCACCAAGCGCTGGGCTGGGAGGGGCTTTTGGACGTGGTGGTGGGCTTTTACGAGCGGGACGGAGGGGCCTATTACAACAGCGCCGCCTACCTGGAGCTTCCCCATCGCGTGGTCCACGTCCACCGCAAGGTCTTCCTCCCCACCTACGGCGTGTTTGACGAGGAGCGCTACCTGGCCCGGGGAAGCCGGGTGGCGGCTTTTAGCACCCGCTTTGGCCGGGCGGCCATCCTCATCTGCGAGGACTTCTGGCACTCCATCACCGCCGCCATCGCCGCCTTGGACGGGGCCGAGGTCATCTACGTTCCGGCGGCGAGCCCGGCCCGGGGGTTCCAGGGTGAGCGGCCGGAGAACGTGGAGCGCTGGCGCAACCTGGCCCGGGCGGTGGCGGCGGAGCACGGGGTTTACGTGGTCCTGGCCAGCCTGGTGGGCTTTGAGGGGGGGAAGGGGATGAGCGGGGGAAGCCTGGCGGTGGGGCCCGATGGGCGGGTTCTGGCCGAGGCGCCCCTCTTTGAGGAGGCCGCCCTCCTCTTCGCCCTGGACCGGGAGCGCATTCCCCCGGTGCGCTACGACGCCCCCCTGCTTTCCGACCTCGAGGCCAGCCTCCCCCTCCTCCTCCCCGACCTGGAGCGGTTGGCCAAGAGGGGTCTTAAGGAGGTGCCATGA
- a CDS encoding NAD+ synthase encodes MRVIEASRLGESLELNWPLVADFLTRFIREELAWRGYEKAIVAVSGGVDSATTLALAVRALGQDRVHALFLPHRDSSPLSREHAYLVAETFGVALEEVDITPMVEAYAALTPDLTPHRKGNVMARTRMVVLFDKSQAYQALPLGTGNKTERLFGYYTWHGDDTPPVNPLGDLYKTQVWRLAEYLGVPEAVVKKPPTADLIPGQTDEADLGVRYLRADVILEHYLKGYPDGYLLGLGFTEEEIRRVKEGVNRTHWKRALPTVALLSSTAIGEFYLRPLDYRP; translated from the coding sequence ATGAGGGTGATTGAGGCCTCGAGGCTCGGCGAAAGCCTGGAGCTCAACTGGCCCCTGGTGGCCGATTTCCTCACCCGCTTCATCCGGGAGGAGCTAGCCTGGCGGGGATATGAGAAGGCCATCGTGGCCGTGTCCGGGGGCGTGGACTCCGCCACCACCCTGGCCCTGGCCGTGCGGGCCCTGGGGCAGGACCGGGTCCACGCCCTCTTCCTGCCCCACCGGGACTCGAGTCCCCTCTCCCGGGAGCACGCCTACCTGGTGGCCGAGACCTTCGGCGTCGCTTTGGAGGAGGTGGACATCACCCCCATGGTGGAGGCCTACGCCGCCCTGACCCCGGACCTCACGCCCCACCGCAAGGGCAACGTCATGGCCCGGACGCGGATGGTGGTCCTCTTTGACAAGTCCCAGGCCTACCAGGCCCTCCCCCTGGGCACGGGCAACAAGACGGAAAGGCTTTTCGGCTACTATACCTGGCACGGCGACGACACCCCGCCCGTGAACCCCCTGGGGGACCTCTACAAGACCCAGGTCTGGCGGCTCGCCGAGTACCTGGGGGTGCCGGAGGCGGTGGTGAAGAAGCCCCCCACCGCCGACCTCATCCCCGGCCAGACGGACGAGGCCGATCTGGGGGTGCGCTACCTGCGGGCCGACGTCATCCTGGAGCACTACCTGAAGGGCTACCCCGACGGCTACCTCCTGGGCCTGGGCTTCACCGAGGAGGAGATCCGGCGGGTCAAGGAGGGGGTGAACCGCACCCACTGGAAGCGGGCCCTCCCCACCGTGGCCCTCCTCTCCTCCACGGCCATCGGGGAGTTTTACCTGAGGCCTTTGGACTACCGGCCATGA
- a CDS encoding CoA-binding protein — protein MSDQELKTYLSRAKTIAVLGAHKDPSRPAHYVPRYLLERGYRILPVNPRLAGEELFGAKVAASLLELQSPVDILDVFRPGEALMAHLEEILALRPGLVWLQSGIRNPAFEERVREAGIPLVADRCLMVEHRRLFFGSIPL, from the coding sequence ATGAGCGACCAGGAGCTCAAAACCTACCTGAGTCGGGCCAAGACCATCGCCGTTCTCGGCGCCCACAAGGACCCAAGCCGCCCCGCCCACTACGTGCCCCGCTACCTCTTGGAGAGAGGCTACCGCATCCTGCCCGTGAACCCCCGCCTCGCCGGGGAGGAGCTTTTTGGGGCAAAGGTGGCGGCGAGCCTTCTGGAGCTTCAGAGCCCCGTGGACATCCTGGACGTCTTCCGCCCGGGGGAGGCCCTCATGGCCCACCTTGAGGAGATCCTGGCCCTCAGGCCCGGCCTGGTCTGGCTCCAGTCGGGCATCCGCAACCCGGCCTTTGAAGAACGGGTTCGGGAGGCGGGTATCCCCCTGGTGGCGGACCGGTGCCTCATGGTGGAGCACAGGCGCCTCTTCTTTGGCTCCATTCCCCTCTAG
- a CDS encoding A/G-specific adenine glycosylase, with protein MKAWQEALLAWYRKHARPLPWRGEKDPYRILVSEVLLQQTQVRQAIPYYRRFLQRFPTLKALGEAPLEEVLRVWQGAGYYRRAVHLHRLAQQVEALPQSFAQLKGLPGLGPYTAAAVASMAFGERVAAVDGNVRRVLARLFALEGASPKALQGLAQSLMPEEAHPGEWNQALMELGATVCLPRKPLCGACPLASRCRGKEAPERYPLPQRRKVREERLAALVLLGRKGVYLERLEGRFQGLYGVPLFPAEELPVRAEALGVAPRLLGEVRHALTHRRLLVEVHGAFWEGEGEDPWKRPLPKLMEKVLRQALPLLAHEGVVPLPHAKPHGVEPF; from the coding sequence GTGAAAGCCTGGCAGGAGGCCCTTCTCGCCTGGTACCGGAAGCACGCCCGCCCCTTGCCCTGGCGGGGGGAGAAGGACCCCTACCGCATCCTGGTCTCCGAGGTCCTCCTCCAGCAGACCCAGGTCCGGCAGGCCATTCCCTACTACCGCCGCTTCCTCCAGCGCTTCCCCACCCTGAAGGCCCTGGGAGAGGCCCCTCTGGAGGAGGTCCTGAGGGTGTGGCAGGGGGCGGGCTACTACCGGAGGGCGGTCCACCTGCACCGCCTGGCCCAGCAGGTGGAGGCCCTACCCCAAAGCTTCGCCCAGCTCAAAGGCCTTCCCGGCCTCGGCCCCTACACCGCGGCGGCGGTGGCCTCCATGGCTTTCGGGGAGCGGGTGGCGGCGGTGGACGGCAACGTGCGCCGGGTCCTCGCCCGCCTCTTCGCCTTGGAAGGCGCCTCGCCCAAGGCCCTCCAGGGGTTGGCCCAGAGCCTTATGCCGGAGGAGGCCCACCCCGGGGAGTGGAACCAGGCCCTCATGGAGCTTGGGGCCACGGTCTGCCTCCCCAGGAAGCCCCTCTGCGGGGCCTGCCCCCTGGCCTCCCGCTGCCGGGGGAAGGAGGCCCCGGAGCGCTACCCCCTCCCGCAAAGGCGAAAGGTCAGGGAAGAGCGCCTAGCGGCTCTGGTCCTCCTGGGGCGGAAGGGGGTTTACCTGGAAAGGCTGGAAGGGCGCTTCCAGGGGCTTTACGGCGTCCCCCTTTTCCCGGCCGAGGAGCTTCCCGTGAGGGCGGAGGCCCTGGGGGTGGCCCCCCGGTTGCTGGGAGAGGTCCGCCACGCCTTAACCCACAGGAGGCTCCTTGTGGAGGTCCACGGGGCCTTCTGGGAGGGGGAAGGGGAGGACCCCTGGAAAAGGCCTCTACCCAAGCTCATGGAGAAGGTGCTCCGCCAGGCGCTTCCCCTCCTCGCTCATGAGGGCGTAGTCCCCCTCCCGCACGCAAAGCCCCACGGCGTAGAGCCCTTCTAG
- a CDS encoding FAD-dependent oxidoreductase, whose amino-acid sequence MNRYQVLIVGAGFSGAEAAFRLASQGVRVGLLTQSLDSVMMPFLPPRPPFPKGSLLERAYDPKDPRVWAFHARAKYLLEGERNLHLFQATATGLLLDGERAVGVRTWEGPPALADRVVLAVGSFLGARLLIGEVEEEAGRLSEASYPDLLEDLLSLGFRFVEREGSVPETPSTPGYRVRYLAFHPEEWEEGTFRLKRLEGLYAVGLCVREGDYALMSEEGKRLAEHLLHELG is encoded by the coding sequence ATGAACAGGTACCAGGTCCTCATCGTGGGCGCCGGGTTCTCGGGGGCCGAGGCGGCCTTTCGCCTGGCCTCCCAAGGCGTGCGGGTGGGCCTTCTCACCCAAAGCCTGGACTCGGTCATGATGCCCTTCCTCCCCCCAAGGCCCCCCTTCCCCAAAGGAAGCCTCCTGGAAAGGGCCTACGACCCCAAAGACCCCCGGGTCTGGGCCTTCCACGCCCGGGCCAAGTACCTCCTGGAGGGGGAAAGGAACCTCCACCTCTTCCAGGCCACGGCCACGGGCCTCCTTCTGGACGGGGAGCGGGCGGTGGGGGTGCGCACCTGGGAAGGCCCCCCCGCCCTGGCGGACAGGGTGGTCCTGGCGGTGGGGAGCTTCCTCGGGGCCAGGCTCCTTATAGGAGAGGTGGAGGAGGAGGCGGGGCGGCTTTCCGAGGCCAGCTACCCGGACCTCCTGGAGGACCTCCTCTCGCTGGGCTTCCGCTTCGTGGAGCGGGAGGGAAGCGTGCCCGAGACCCCCAGCACCCCGGGCTACCGGGTGCGCTACCTGGCCTTCCACCCGGAGGAGTGGGAGGAAGGGACCTTCCGCCTCAAACGCCTAGAAGGGCTCTACGCCGTGGGGCTTTGCGTGCGGGAGGGGGACTACGCCCTCATGAGCGAGGAGGGGAAGCGCCTGGCGGAGCACCTTCTCCATGAGCTTGGGTAG
- the cas2 gene encoding CRISPR-associated endonuclease Cas2: MAKRLYAVAYDIPDDTRRIKLANLLKSYGERVQLSVFECYLDEKLLEDLRARARRLLDLGQDALRIYPVAGRVEVLGVGPLPSPRELAVV; the protein is encoded by the coding sequence ATGGCAAAACGCCTTTACGCTGTGGCGTATGACATCCCCGACGACACCCGCAGGATTAAGCTGGCCAATCTGCTCAAAAGCTATGGGGAGCGGGTCCAGCTCTCCGTGTTTGAGTGCTACCTGGACGAAAAGCTCTTAGAGGACCTGCGCGCCCGGGCGAGGCGGCTTTTGGACCTGGGCCAGGACGCCCTGCGCATCTATCCCGTGGCGGGGAGGGTGGAGGTCTTGGGGGTGGGGCCGCTTCCGTCCCCTCGGGAGCTCGCCGTGGTCTAG